From the genome of Miscanthus floridulus cultivar M001 chromosome 10, ASM1932011v1, whole genome shotgun sequence, one region includes:
- the LOC136488757 gene encoding aspartic proteinase nepenthesin-1-like: MTTTRSSVLVLVTICFLLAAPPAYSERCGFFHATVTRNQPAINLTWAAHKSRQRLSILAARLLDAAASGSGSAQTPLQMDSSGGAYDVTFSMGTPPQKLSALADTGSIWAKCGACKPCVQQGSPSYYPNKSSSFS; this comes from the coding sequence ATGACGACCACAAGATCCTCCGTCCTCGTTCTCGTGACGATCTGCTTCCTCCTCGCCGCTCCTCCGGCCTACTCCGAACGCTGTGGCTTCTTCCATGCCACCGTGACCCGCAACCAACCGGCCATCAACCTAACGTGGGCCGCGCACAAGTCTCGCCAACGGCTGTCCATCCTCGCCGCCCGGCTGCTTGACGCAGCAGCCTCAGGGTCAGGGAGCGCGCAGACGCCGCTGCAGATGGACAGCAGCGGCGGCGCATACGACGTGACCTTCTCCATGGGCACGCCGCCGCAGAAGCtgtcggccctcgccgacaccGGCAGCATCTGGGCCAAGTGCGGCGCGTGCAAGCCGTGCGTGCAGCAGGGCTCCCCTTCCTACTACCCAAACAAGTCGTCGTCTTTTTCCTGA
- the LOC136484779 gene encoding aspartic proteinase nepenthesin-1-like, with amino-acid sequence MAARSSMLVVVITFLLAAPPAFSEHGRFRATMTRTEPATNLTRAAHKSHKRLSMLAARLDAASGTAQTPLQLDSGGGAYDMTFSIGTPPQQLSALADTGSDLIWAKCGACTRCVPQGSPSYYPNKSSSFSKLPCSSGLCSDLTSQCSAGGAECDYKYSYGLASDPHHYTQGYLGSETFTLGSDAVPGIGFGCTTMSEGGYGSGSGLVGLGSGPLSLVSQLNVGAFSYCLTSDAAKTSPLLFGSGALTGAGVQSTPLLQTSTYYSVNLESISIGAATTPGTGSSGIIFDSGTTVAFLAEPAYTLAKAAVLSQTTNLTMAPGRDGYEVCFQTSGAVVFPSMVLHFDGGDMDLPTQNYFGAVDDTVSCWIVQKSPSLSIVGNIMQMNFHIRYDVEKSMLSFQPYNCDNL; translated from the coding sequence ATGGCGGCAAGGTCATCCATGCTCGTTGTTGTGATCACCTTCCTCCTCGCCGCTCCTCCGGCCTTCTCGGAACACGGACGCTTCCGTGCCACCATGACCCGTACCGAGCCGGCCACCAACTTAACGCGGGCCGCACACAAGTCCCACAAGCGGCTGTCCATGCTCGCCGCCCGGCTTGACGCTGCCTCAGGGACTGCGCAGACCCCGCTCCAGCTTGACAGCGGCGGCGGTGCGTACGACATGACCTTCTCCATCGGCACGCCACCGCAGCAGCTGTCGGCCCTCGCGGACACCGGCAGCGACCTCATCTGGGCCAAGTGCGGCGCGTGCACGCGGTGCGTACCGCAGGGCTCCCCTTCCTACTACCCAAACAAGTCGTCGTCTTTCTCCAAGCTGCCGTGCTCCAGCGGCCTCTGCAGCGACCTTACATCCCAGTGCAGCGCCGGTGGCGCCGAGTGCGACTACAAGTACTCCTACGGCCTTGCCAGTGATCCGCACCACTACACACAAGGCTACCTGGGGAGCGAGACCTTCACGCTCGGCAGCGACGCCGTGCCGGGCATCGGCTTCGGCTGCACTACCATGTCGGAGGGCGGGTACGGCTCCGGCTCGGGCCTCGTCGGCCTCGGCAGCGGGCCGTTGTCCCTCGTCTCGCAGCTCAACGTCGGCGCCTTCTCCTACTGCCTCACCAGCGACGCCGCCAAGACGAGCCCGCTCCTGTTCGGCTCCGGCGCCCTGACGGGCGCCGGTGTCCAGTCGACGCCGCTCCTGCAGACATCCACCTACTACAGCGTGAACCTGGAGAGCATCTCGATCGGCGCCGCGACGACGCCCGGGACCGGAAGCAGCGGCATCATCTTCGACTCGGGCACCACGGTGGCGTTCCTCGCAGAGCCGGCGTACACGCTGGCCAAGGCGGCGGTCCTGTCGCAGACGACGAACCTCACCATGGCCCCCGGCAGGGACGGGTACGAGGTCTGCTTCCAGACGTCcggcgccgtcgtcttcccgtcCATGGTGTTGCACTTCGATGGCGGCGACATGGATCTGCCGACGCAGAACTACTTCGGGGCGGTGGACGACACCGTCAGCTGCTGGATCGTGCAGAAGTCGCCGAGCCTGTCCATTGTCGGCAACATCATGCAAATGAACTTCCACATCCGGTACGATGTGGAGAAGTCGATGCTGTCCTTCCAGCCATACAACTGCGACAATTTATGA